aaaataacatgAACGATCATACATATGATCTTCATAAATAtacttataataataaaatagatgaacataataatataacatatgattatggatatattccaaaaaatacattaattcaaaataaaaatagtgTCACGGATCAAAATACAATAAGTATGAGTGATATAAATAGTGAGAACAATATGGTATATAATaaccatatatataataagaatgatagtattattacaaattataatagtactactgaaaatatttattctgtacaaaatgaattctatcgaaaaaaaacaaatataatagatGATAACAATATTGGAGATGAtacttataatattaatattaatgataattatCATGCTAACGATGTATTATTAACAAAGGCTATACTTAAAGATGGTCCTACGAAAAAACatgatgatatatttaGTAATTTCTGTTATAAACATGATGAAAACGAAACAGGTGTACAAGGAAATGTAACACATGTgaataaagatataaataaaagccatcaagaaaataaaaatgatattacctttttacaaaataatattaatcaACACACAAACAATATGATACATAATGTTAAAGATGTAAAGAATAATCTTAGTGCCTTgtatgatgatgatgattttaaatttattaatcAAATTCAAACACTTGGATTACATGAACAAAATTCTAAAgaggaaaataataatcaaaataGACTAAGGAATGAACatgtacatataatacccaattataatttatatcaACAGGAAAATAcacaaaatgaaaatgaaaaaagaaaaataaatataaatataaaacaagAAGACCAAAACATATATACTAAAAGAAGTCCATGTTTAACTAATCCAAATCAACACAATGTCAATAATATGcataatatacatttaaaagaaaatgatattCCTAACTATGATTATACAAATCAAAATGTGCATCAAAgtaatcaaaaaaaaaatgattcttatgaagaaaaaaaaaaaaaatttaattttatagaatccttttcatataataataataataataatcaagAAGATAAAAAGCGTGTAAACAATTTGGATATATTAGATCAGTTCGTTTATAAAGAcgtaaaaaaaagaaaaacatgaaagaaaaaaaataaaaggaaaaatataaatataaataaataaaaataaaaaaaaagaaaagacaatacaataaaaaacaaaacaacaacaaaaaaaaaaaactaaacatatatcaaaattgtatatacgtttatccttttcattttccaataatgtatatatttaattcgttatttattttgtttgttttgtttattttatttattttgtttgttttgtttgttttatttgttttatttgttttattttctttcattttcttttttttaatttttatgattattcCAAAAATATAACTTATTTCTCTCGTATATAATACTATacacatatttatatatatatatatatatatatatttatatttatatttatatttatatttacttaATACTTGtctacattttttttatttgtacaagttcttaatttttattgtttttattcataaattcatcctttattttttttatttttttatttttttatttttttatttttttatttttttttattttatttttttttgttttgcataccttttaaaaaaaaaaaaattcgTCATCACTATTTTCAAATATCATCCCTGGGTAAATTTAACAAGGAAAAATCAATGTTGTCCGTTGGtaactaaaaaaaaaaaaaaaaaaaaatatatatatatacatatatatatatatatattcactTATTTATCCATATTATCAATCTTGGATATGAATGGTTATACATTTACATACCTTTGTTCTTTTATAATGcataaaaaatgttattgTCCGAAATAATTGAAAAGAAAATCTTAAGACTGTTAGACTTTGTGatattatttcttctatttcttttttatttgttttaacaattttattttctaaaaagaatattttaaaatctccactatttaataaaagtaaaagaCAAATGAATGACACTGTAACGTCAAAGAGACCatcaaaatgataaaaGTATGAAGTACcctaaaaaaataaatataaataaataaataaataaatatatatatatatatatatatatatatatatatatatatatataaacgtaattatatatactatattGTGATTAAGTATAAATGGAAGTTCTCAAAAGaaaacatattaaataagCACACAAAgacataattatatatatatatatatatatatgtatatgtttatttatttgtttatcatttttttaaagcACCTCGGTTAATAATCTTAAgaatatttcaaaaaataacataaagATAACAAATATTTCTGCACAAAcaacatatttatttaaaacattcgtgaaaattgtatatattaaaataataagattTAATATGATCactaaaaaatatatataagtagTAATTTtggaataatataaacgACTAGctaaaatatgaaaaaaatcatCAGATATATCATCTgtataatacataaatttatcatctgatttttttttttttttttttcttaatatatatatattttttaatttatcaaAGATTTTCTcataattctttttaaaactattatatatattgttacTTATATGAGATATAGAATATTCTGAGTATTCtttcaattttttatcctttcccttttttaaattcccttctttataaattaaaaaatctTTATCGTTATAATCTTCTATCTCACTatcatatgtattataattatttccATAATTATgattcattttataattatttattttattatttatattgctatactcatttattattttattcttatttagtttttcattattcttttcataatttttaacCACGTGTCCATTTCCTTTCTTTTTTGGAACCTTTCCCACATTTATTAAGTCTTGTATATCTATTAATATTGGTTCATTCTCGTCTATTAAATTTATCTCATCATCTATAAAACTATCCAttcactttttttttttttttttttttttttttttNNNNNNNNNNNNNNNNNNNNNNNNNNNNNNNNNNNNNNNNNNNNNNNNNNNNNNNNNNNNNNNNNNNNNNNNNNNNNNNNNNNNNNNNNNNNNNNNNNNNaaatttaaaaaaataaatttttaattttttatttaaattataacaTACACAATATGgtattttatattgtttttaattaattttttctttcatattatttaaacgacaaaataaatgtttccagtagtttttttttttttttttttttttttttttgtgttaAATCCATTGATCAAATGACAATGatgtttataaatttaccttatgaaaataaaaaaataaaacaagAAATAATCACGTACACATTATAATAAGTACactaatataaaaatatatacgtatttatatatatttccttttttataagtACAAATTTTTTAAGTTCCTTATATTTTTCGCTTCCTATACTTTATtgttatgtatatatatatatatatatatatatatatatatatattatataaagcatttaaaataaattcggtttaaaaaaaaaaaaaaattaaatgtgttttatcaaatatatgtgtataataatatattttaaaagctcttacttttttttacaacacaaatatgtatatataaaaatatataaaccGAAATATAAACTGAAACACGTATTTTTTTCTCTAAGGcttttgtatattttaatgtattttaattcattagtttaataatatatgtaataccatataaatgtagatatatatatatatatatatatatttacaatattaaggaacttaaaaaaattcttataattcaaactttatatatatatatatatatatatatatatatatatttatttatgatGCTTCTATTTTATACATGGGAATATTATTTCAATGTACATTTTGAGATTAGAATGTTATAATTTATAGTataatgttaaaaaaaaattcttcttatatgattatgttataatattatgaacatatattaaGGACACGTTTGTGCTATAAAAAGAGTAACTATAATATAGGTCCAgtgaaaataatattaaatgtgcttccttttatatatatatatatatatatatatatgtatatgtatttatttatttattattattacatatttttacaaataaaaaaagaaaaaaaaaatatctacataatatatataccatacatatatatatatatatatatatatatatatttatatttatttatttatttatttgctataatttttttgttatattttatataattttaaaaaaatgggTGATGTAAATAGCTTGagttataaaataattaatgaTGAAAGTATTATAAGATTTACGAAAAgttctatatataatgatataattgAATTTATCACgaatttaaataaatcaGTTGTCGGTGTTGAAATGAAACCTTTAGAAGattttaaattatgtaatgaaaatgatatgattaataatgacaattttttattcttatcaaaaaatgtatataatatttttcaattgataaaaaatatgaacaagTGTATTGATTCTTGTCCACCTATAAATCAATCATCTCGATTTGGTAATAGAGGATTTCAACATTTTTGTGATGCATATTATAAAGAAGTTGATGAGTATTTACCTCATGCTTTATCAGAATCAAACATACCTAATATATCTGAACATACTTATCAAAtatcttattatttaaagaattCCATTGGAAATAAAAAGAGAATAGATTATGGAACTGGGCAtgaattaaattttttgcTTTTCCTCTTTTGCCTAAATAAGATAAATTTCTTTATTCCTTCCGATTACAAGCACCTCGTCCTTGTTTTATATCGACAGTAcgtttttatttatatatgagTATATATTTGCATGTATATACACTTATGTTTTAATGCACATACACTTATGCTTTAATGTACATACacttataattatgtacACGTATACTTTAATGTACATACacttataattatgtacACGTATACTTTAATGTACATACacttatattttaatgtaCATACacttatattttaatgtatatacacttatattttaatgtaCATACacttatattttaatgtaCATACacttatattttaatgtaTATACACTTATGCTTTAATGTACATACACTTATACTTTAATGTACATacacttttattttaatgtACATACACTTATACTTTAATGTACATGCACTTATGCTTTAATGTACATACACTtatgttttaatatatgtatacttGTGTTTTATTGTATGTACACGTATAttttaatgtatatatacttGTGTTTTAATGTACATACacttatattttaatgtatatatacttGTGTTTTAATGTACATACACTTATAATTTAATGTATGTATGCTTGTGTTTTAATGTACATACATTTATGtcttaatttatatatacttgTGTTTTAATGTACATACACTTATGTTTCAATGTAAGTATATCTTGgctacatatatatatatatatatatatatatttttttttttcttgtttttCAAAAATTTGCATGAACTGTTCAGGTATTTAGAAGGAGTAAGAAGAGTGCAGATAATTTACACTGTGGAACCTGCAGGTAGTAGAGGGGCGTGGGGATTGGATGATTTTCAATTTCTTGTTTTCCTTTTTGGCGCAGCTCAACTTTCTTACAACAGGAAAATAAGAACAGACgatgtaaaaaaaaaataataataaataaataaatatatatatatatatatatatataatatatgtttatattatcacaCGTAACTTTATATCTTTCTCAGTATTAcgtattataatattttcctttttttcatagattgaaaaaaaagaattgtTGGAATTGTGGGCACcgaaatatttatattttgatgCTCTTAAGTATATATCAATGGTAATTTTAAGTAGCCAAAATtgacaaaaaaataaaacattatttatatattttttatttattaaacaacaatgatatattttattcgaaataaatatatattaacatatatataaatgtaaatatatatatatatatattttattctaGATAAAACATGCACCTTTTCATGAATCATCCCAAATGTTGTATGATATATCTGGAGTTGAAACATGGTATAtgattaaaaatatatatatatatatatatataatgttcATATACATTAATGTATAAAAACAAGTATGAAGTAATTTAAAATTCTGTtgcattattattatacatttattattttattttttttaagggaaaaaatatgtaatgGATTACTTAAAATGTATCAAGCTGAAATAATACAAAAGCGACAAATATTACAACACATATTATTTGGAAATTTGATAGACTTTTAAATAGTATACTAAAAAtggatatataatataatataatattatatatatattttatgtttgattattttttttatatgtgcTTATTATGTAGTCTTCATAATTTGTTTACCCTTATAAAGATcatataagaatataattatatatattaaaaaggttcatcttaatattaaatttaataatttttatatttatacataaaaaaaatatggatgCTTAACAACATTCTTTCTCTTTATTGATTCTAACTTATGGTGCAACATTATGCACACCGTTAAATAactaataaaaaagaaaaaaaaaaaaaaaaaaaaaaaaagataaatcATATGAACGTATAATTATATAGGTGTATAATGCTATGAACATATAAGCGTCTAATATTATAACcgtataatataattacggcataattatataacgaaattaattaaaataggaagaaataaaaatgcaataacatatatatagcATGTATAAACCTTTCCTAACGTTAAGtgaaattatattaatttttacttttataaaaatgatagtagagaataaaataaagaataaaaatctatttttttttttttttttttccctcTAAAAGGTtatgcacatatatata
This is a stretch of genomic DNA from Plasmodium reichenowi strain SY57 chromosome 14, whole genome shotgun sequence. It encodes these proteins:
- a CDS encoding hypothetical protein (conserved Plasmodium protein, unknown function), whose translation is MDSFIDDEINLIDENEPILIDIQDLINVGKVPKKKGNGHVVKNYEKNNEKLNKNKIINEYSNINNKINNYKMNHNYGNNYNTYDSEIEDYNDKDFLIYKEGNLKKGKDKKLKEYSEYSISHISNNIYNSFKKNYEKIFDKLKNIYILRKKKKKKSDDKFMYYTDDISDDFFHILASRLYYSKITTYIYFLVIILNLIILIYTIFTNVLNKYVVCAEIFVIFMLFFEIFLRLLTEGTSYFYHFDGLFDVTVSFICLLLLLNSGDFKIFFLENKIVKTNKKEIEEIISQSLTVLRFSFQLFRTITFFMHYKRTKLPTDNIDFSLLNLPRDDI
- a CDS encoding serine/threonine protein phosphatase 2A activator, putative codes for the protein MGDVNSLSYKIINDESIIRFTKSSIYNDIIEFITNLNKSVVGVEMKPLEDFKLCNENDMINNDNFLFLSKNVYNIFQLIKNMNKCIDSCPPINQSSRFGNRGFQHFCDAYYKEVDEYLPHALSESNIPNISEHTYQISYYLKNSIGNKKRIDYGTGHELNFLLFLFCLNKINFFIPSDYKHLVLVLYRQYLEGVRRVQIIYTVEPAGSRGAWGLDDFQFLVFLFGAAQLSYNRKIRTDDIEKKELLELWAPKYLYFDALKYISMIKHAPFHESSQMLYDISGVETWEKICNGLLKMYQAEIIQKRQILQHILFGNLIDF